From Rhopalosiphum padi isolate XX-2018 chromosome 2, ASM2088224v1, whole genome shotgun sequence:
aaaattgaaccaTTACTATTTTTCACACCCGGGGCGGCTATAACCGATTAACCATTACTCTTCGACGTTAGACCATTTAAACTACGATCCTtggatagtattaaaaaaagggTGGCTGTAAACACTGAGTGTGCCTCAGGTTGCAATGAAGGTTAATCCGCCactgagttatttaatttatattgaattgaaactttgttattattagaataatataaataatatattaatggttCATACTTCATAATATGTGTCTTTTACAGTAAAATACGGAAATATGTGTGCGACTTAGTCCTCCGATCCAAGTCGAATACCTATTTGTATTTAGtacatttactatttacttttatgaattttacattcaatataattttagtatcaaCAACTCACAGGCTAcaatagaaaaaacaaatataatctataattatttggtATAATCGCAGAATAATATGGTAAattggtataatactataacgaGATAAACAgtgaatacttattaattattataaccaaatTCATCTAATTATCAAAcggttatttgattaaaaaaaataaataaaaaggcgGTTGTTTATTTTCTGTTTATCAATATTTGATGTTGGGcgtcaacattttaataaaataaataaatatgtatatttttttattatgcctACATCATAATGCtgaaattttaagataaatgtcttcatcaacatataatatagtattcatAAGCAATGACAGTTGTAATACAATACTTATTTAGTTGTGCACttaatattcacaatattattttaatatttgatgattGGATCATAGGTtaagttaaatacaatttatagttggattattatattggttttaaaaaaaatatttattttgagatacctttttttttacataatacataaatgattaatacaattagaaatttatattaaatgagaaaatttgaaaccaataaaataaatgttgagaGTAGGAAATAGTACAGTTAACTCTATTATTAACAGGATTGGGTGGCACAGCAACAGTGAATAATCAAGTTTACTGCATTTAGCTTTGCAAAGGGAAtagaaatcaaattttgataaacagaaaaattgtatttttgtctgACTGAAAAAATGCATCAAACTATTTTTGCaagctataatatttttggtagcCATAGTTACAactataaaattagtttattcgacataaaataaatgtacagagAATGGATGTTAGAGTTGGATTATACTTACTTTGTTTCTCTTACATAAATTCAAACCAATGAAATATggggttatttattttaatttaaattatatgcatataaacttgcatttaaaaagaatattccAAGTAAATACCTTGATTATAGTGAATGTAAATACAGCAACAGTCATATAGTATGCGGTCTAccgcaaataaataaattaaaaattatatcgtattatagtatatcattattttcaataattaaaaaatttgtttgtcaaaaaaattgtttttaagaatGATGAATATTAGGTTGTTTTATGTTCATTCGGTGTagcaacaatttaaattacataaccTATACGTAGGTATAAATTCATAGCACTTTCACACTTAAGACATTCAGAATTTTCATTATttgctaattaaaaaatttgtggTGACTCGTCactacttataattaaataaaaatcttttgccAACATATTGAGTGTATGACTATGTATATTGTAGTGTCGTGCAATATGTGACATACTGAGCACATACTTTTACAAAATGTCGAAGTATTATTATCAAGTCATAAAGTATAAGGCCATAAAGATAAAGTGTTcatcaaagaaaaatattaagctGTATCTAGCTAAACTTAGTCCCGTGTAAGAACTGACCGGTCGCAAGTAGACAGCATCCTACAGCGGCCGATAGAACAAGTATGCTGGTAGACCGAATATTATATGACAGCCAATACAGCAGTGTGCCAATGTATATTTCAAGTTACAAAGGTTATTAAAAagtgatattataattgttttcttcGAACACGAGTCTTACCCATGTAAATTTGATAATGGGCAAGtagttttatctttatttttatgaaaaactcCTAAATTAACTTCAATAGTATAAAATCAGTGTCACAATTTTTATCCAGGGGTTATAAAAAGTTGTGGtcttcaacaatattataatgtattaatgaatgtataatatcaaaacaGATCATGATGAAATTTAATACAGTAGAATCCGCTTAATCGGGACACATTGGGTGGTAACCTATTTGTTCCCATTATCCGACTGTCCCGATTAAtcgaataactaataaacctATACATTCGTTCGGGACTATGTCCAATCTGTCCCCTTTATGCAGTGTACCAAATAAGTGGATTCTACTGTATTACAAAAACCTTCGGGTTATAGAATCattgaatacaattaattcatgaaaatgtttaaaagaattaatacattttaccattttatattatgatttattcaaaacaaataatacatttgtttaaacataaaaaagttaacacaatttcttaaattaatacGAAAAAACCTTTAATTAGAGTGGCTAAATGTTAAAATCATTACCTGAAAAGCTCTGAAGTTTTCAaacaatgtaattatattttgtatttctgctaataaatataattatttaataatttaactgagTGTTATCAGATTGAATAGTtttacatgataaaaaaaatttcaaatttaatcaaCCATACCATTTGTTTTATAACCAATTGTATaattagtacatatattatatttatttttacataaccaaaattatataataataataatttattaaattttaaaactaaaagttCACACCAAACAATGGATTCTATTTAATGACATCAAAGCAAACACAAGATAGCACTACTATTTTCTTCCATAAATTATAGTGAAATAGCTTCAGActgaataataaaacatttaattactaaatattgtataataccatTCATAACAAGTAAAttgattttcattaatttagtcAAAACATATATAAGGGTTTAGAaggctaaataattatttatttattcaagtataacaaattatgtgtttttaaagaaataatgtcTACAAATTTGGTTATTGTGGCACCAAAACTTAAGAATTGAAATGCATAAATTCGTAGGACAGAaccaaaaactatttttttttttggatttacaaaaattaaaatatgtattatatttatttattactttggaATGTTAAGTAGACAATTGCCCACTAGTAAGCAGCCGTTCAACAGCGGCATTTATATCTCCAAATGTTGCAATTAATGCTTGTAAATTAGCATCTCGATTGACAAATCCCATTGCCGACAATTGTTCCAATTGTGAACTGTATCTCTCTTCCGGCGGCTGAGTATTTGCCACTGGATTACTGTTATTTGGCACTTgtgataactaaaaatataaataaagtgaaggagtcattcatttttttaacactaaataaaaaactaataactaagtatacatatttaaatataaaacaataaattattatatgaatcggaaaattaacataatatgagctggataaataaaaatataatatgtattgaagtattcaaacatattttaaaaaccaattagaATTACTTCAACATGCTCAATTGCAATACTTTTAAAAAGCTCTCTTAAGAGTCCCAATATTTACCtgctattattaaaagaaaatttttatcaTCAGTAAAATTATTGCTAgacactaatatataataaatacagaaatttattattttaaaacaaattaacttaCCATTCTTCTCATGAGTTCAGCAAAATTATTATCTTGACCTTCAGTTGATGGCATATCACTAGTTACAGTTGAATCAGCATTAGTAGTTGTATTGGCATTTGGTGTTGGAAAAAAAGACTGGCCACCCAATGATCCACCAATATTTGGCATGTTAGTACGTAGTGCTTCAAGACCTCTTTGTATTTGATCAAGAGCAGATAACACATTTGGATTAGTGGACATATCTTGAACTGCAGGGTTTGACATCTGTTGCAGGAACGCTGGCATCATACTACGGAATTGAGactaaaaagaatattttttttttattaaataataaatattttttaacaataactactaaaattattttcttacctGAAGTTCTGGATTATTAGCAAGCAATGgattattacttaataagttGTTTGCCATATTAGGGTTGCTAGTCATTGCTTGCAGAGTTGATTGGAAATACGGAGTATTCATAATGCTTTGCATAACTTGTGGATTTTCAATCATTTGTTGCATCATAGAGTTCATTGTATCCCCATTAAACAAGGTACCACCAGTTCCTCCAGTTGGTATATTACCTGATGTCGGTGCTGCTCTTCCATTAGAAGGATCAGATTGGTTTGTTCCAGTAGAACCACCCCAAGGATTTGGCAAAGGATCACGATTTTCTTGTCCTTGTTGAGGATTTTGTTCTAGAATAAAacacattcaaaaataaatagttgaaatgttcttttgtatacttttaaatataatataggctacAACCAAGTCTCatagattacaatatatttgaaCTATAACCAAACATAGGTCtaagaagttaataatatttatatataataaagattcaataatttttaaacattatactaattattattaattgaaaaatatttcttatatttgtaactaatataataataaagtatacaaaattaatgactaaaagaaaattaaataaagtatttattattaccgcCACCACTTTCACTTGGAGTTGCAAATGTATTTCGGCTAAATTCTTCCGTAGCTGCATTCATAAATGGTTCTTGTACATCTCTATACATTCTTTGTAAAGCACTAAATCCACCAGGTATTGATTCCAAATTTGATAAAGCTCTATCTTGTGTACGCATCAGTTCTTGTAACATTGATGGATTCCGAGCCATCTCCATTGTTTGCCGTAACATTTCAGGATTGTTTAACATATGGTTAATTTCTGGATGTCtctaccaaaaatataaaattaaatagaaaagtgaaattattaaaaattattataaatttaataccaaCCTCAACTAGTTGTTGCATTTGTGGATTAGCCAAAATCAATTGTCTCATATGTGCAGGATCACTCATCATTTGTTGAACCATTGGACTATCAACCAAATTTCTTAACATATCAGGATTATCAAGCAATTCACGCTGCATACGCTGTTGTAACTCCATGAAATTAGCTGAAGTGAATCCCATGGATTCCATACCAGGTAAGCCACCCAGCATACCCAAATTAAATGGAGAAGCATTAATATCagctgaaaattataataaaagttgtcaaagaagattttaatttaaaaaaaaatatgaaatttaccAGGAGGTCTTGGTGGTTGAGTCGATCCTGTATTTGTAGATGAAGAAGTAGTGGTATTGTTTTGAGGAGCATTAGTCTTGATAACTAAATGTACTGTTAGTCCATCTTTAATATTATGAGTTGCTAATGTATCTTGATCTTTCATGATTTTACCAGCAAATATCAAACATAATTGTGATGGTTGTGCATTAAACTGTTTAGCAACCACATCTTTgaactgtaaatatataaaacgtacAGTTAATTTAcagtagtttaaaaaataaattttatattttatgttaacatcacaaaagtatataaataattaatatacaaattagaaTAGATTAAGTCAGGTTAAAACTAGTATACCTTtagattttgtaataaattatagaaaaataaacatttcattatttttatttgacaaaatag
This genomic window contains:
- the LOC132921070 gene encoding ubiquilin-1, which encodes MSDSEENAKTITVTVKTPKEKQTVEVQENATISEFKDVVAKQFNAQPSQLCLIFAGKIMKDQDTLATHNIKDGLTVHLVIKTNAPQNNTTTSSSTNTGSTQPPRPPADINASPFNLGMLGGLPGMESMGFTSANFMELQQRMQRELLDNPDMLRNLVDSPMVQQMMSDPAHMRQLILANPQMQQLVERHPEINHMLNNPEMLRQTMEMARNPSMLQELMRTQDRALSNLESIPGGFSALQRMYRDVQEPFMNAATEEFSRNTFATPSESGGEQNPQQGQENRDPLPNPWGGSTGTNQSDPSNGRAAPTSGNIPTGGTGGTLFNGDTMNSMMQQMIENPQVMQSIMNTPYFQSTLQAMTSNPNMANNLLSNNPLLANNPELQSQFRSMMPAFLQQMSNPAVQDMSTNPNVLSALDQIQRGLEALRTNMPNIGGSLGGQSFFPTPNANTTTNADSTVTSDMPSTEGQDNNFAELMRRMLSQVPNNSNPVANTQPPEERYSSQLEQLSAMGFVNRDANLQALIATFGDINAAVERLLTSGQLST